TCTGGAGGTCGTTCAGGAGGCGGGTGCTGACACCGACATGCCACAGCATCTCCTCGTAGTCccggctccggaccacctccTCGGTGAGCTCTGGCCCGACGAGGTAGAGCGTCGTGAGGGCGATCGCGCCCAGCCCGAACGCCGGCACCGCGACCTCTATGTACTCCTCAAAGGACGATGGCACGTGCCCCGTCAGCGTCCACTCCGCCTCAGCCATCATGCCCCTAGCCAGGTCTAGCCACTGCAAGCATCATGCGAGAGCGTCATTAATCGCTCACTATTTGCAGCAATGGGTTATATTTTGATCCgcccttcaaaaaaaattaaggtGTTGCTACATATCATATTTGTAGTAGTGCTAGCTGAAGCGATTCATCGAAAGACTTACAAGCTCGGCGATGTGGTGCGGGCTTCTGCACCGCCGCGAACTTGGCCCCGAGCATGTTGCTCGTGAGGTAGATCCGTAGATGGCGCGGAAAACAATCTTCACACTCTCGGAGCAAAAGCCAACTTCTTCGTGCGCGTCCCACCTGCGACCACgtatttgtaaatatataaaTGGCAATGTTATCGTACACCCACCTATATTGCTAGGAAAAATAATCATCAAAATATTGAACTAAATTTATCAAATTACTGAACTACTGATGGACATTGTCGATCAGCATGCAGGAAATGATGCATCAAGTGAAGGGCATATTCTAAGGTGCATGCGAGTTTTGGTACTTCTCAATCAGCGCGACGAGGTTCTCCATCTCTTCCTTAATTTGATGCCCCAATGTCGAAAAAGTCATCGACCATGGTCACCAGGATGTTCTCGATGGCATAGGCATCGCGAGCCTCGGATAGCTCAGAGCGGAACTTGGTGGAAGCAGGTGGCAAATAGCAGACCAGCGGCATCACTCTCGCGAACTGCAGCTCCTCCAGTCACATCTCTTTCACCCAGCTGTTCAAACGTTAGAAACACAGATAGAGAAAGGTGTTTTAATTAGTTCTATTCCAGGAAATAAATTAAAATGGAGCGAGTTTATTTAGTCTTGAATTAATGATATATATGTTATGgacctgtaacacccggtttatgaaggcaaaccgaatgcatctcatatgtgcgccaggatcagtttacacacatatgattaaccataaagtgaatatcacaactagtgcaagcgtaaagagagtattaaataactttattacaaaaccgaATGTCTTAAGCAAATAAGTAAACGTCTATAGAGTAGCAGCGGAATCTTCTTCagcacaggcagatgactgggagacatacgcctagaaatcctcgaagtcttctggaaACTCCGGACATTTGTTATTACAGTCTGAGTAGcaagtatgcaagggtgagtacacttatggttggtactcaacaagtggtagggaaacaactataatacatgcaaggctaattcaaggaatagctgacacggttatctgcactcagcaattttagttgattacattttattagcaagcattatctagatataagtatataccattaaacccacaagataagcatatatatataaagataaacaacaattaaccataaattagagcatcgatttagatcaacttcaagttcaattatcatgtgagggtccaagccgctcttgaccatgagcacggctaaccggttagttttacactctgcagaggttatacactttacccacaattcgtgtttcccatgtcgcccgggtttgcaaagcccttaaacacttcctttggtgagtggctagggattcactacgaggcttttccaaagaatcactatatgtacgcactggtccctttttctgcggtacctcagaagacgaagcttccttcacccgctcctcaaagcacgataacccgaaaatccaccaatcaccgccccagcacgacatatagatcatctagttacttagccaagaccagagccatatagtattgtggttgcactgttttcctgggtggttctccatgttccaattaaatcatatattCTTGATTAACAACATTAAGCATCATGAATATGGGATAAAACAAGTATACCATTTGTATCATCATTAACCAACCATAACCCAAAGTATagcaactagcatagctacccaacatgaaattaaacccaagttgatcaaggaataaggtaaacaatactaggcatgtccttaactcggttcccatcatattatagacacatgcatgtacataaaagtaaatgtgataaatttggtgatttcatgggtcaaaaacatgatcaagggtccacttgtcttcctcaaactgctgctggTCCGGTCCTACGAAGCcttgatcttgctgctgctcctcgaactgcGGATCGTCTATCGCATCGCACACgcacatacaaacaaacaagtacaaacaataagaaacagtacaccagaCAACATAAACAGTACAGAAAGAGGATactaaactattctactcgttgCAACAATTGCGTGAGCGTAAAGATCAtcgaaaacggatctaaaacgagaaagttatggctaaaacaagatctaaggaccaaaacgtaattaaaccttatacgTAGGGGCTAGAACATAAAAGAAAGGGCTTTTCCGTAAATACTTTTCAACAGtagtggacggcgggttaattttGGAAAAACAGAGGGGCTTAAGTGCAAAAAGACCATGGTTGACCGGTTCTAACTTAGTTGACATGGACGGGATCTAATCTAGTCCGTTTGATTTAGATCCGACGGTCACCGAGGGTTGGGGCTGAGCGGcgacgctggcggcggcgcaagcgaCCGGCGGCGAAGCATAcgcggcggcgggatggccGCACTTGGCCGGAACGGCCGTCCGGGGCTCTTTTCAAGTGCGGGTTGCACGGTTAGTGAGCTCGCGAGTTCACGAACTCAATTAGGGGGGTTTGGGAGGGCTCTAGGGCAGTGGAGCGGCTTGCGGCGGTGCACGCGGagctgcggcgccggcgagctaaATCGGGCGAACAGAGCGAGAGGGAGAAGGAAAACGGAGCTGGAGAGCTCCCTCACCTCGACGCGAAGCTTCGGGGCTGTGATGTCGTCGAGAAGGCGAAGCGGGGCGGCTGTGCGATGCGGGGCTCCGAGCTCTGGCACAGCAATGGCGGCGCGAGCTAGGTTTCGCGAAGGCAGCGGCTGCGGCTTCGGGTTTAGGGTTCCAGGGGGGCGCGCGGGGTTGCTTTTATAGGGGCGGAGCGcgggccttggcgtgcgggcccaagagaaactcggcggcgcgcgtggccggGTCGGACTCGAGCCTGAGTCTGGCTCGGTCGGGGGAGGAAGATGGTCCCGATGGGCAGGGCCCGCCTGGCAGTGAGAcaggggggagggggcgctggGCCGGTTGGGCCAAGAGGCGGGGAAACGGGCCGGCGTGGAAAAAAGGCTAGGCTGAAAAACGGGCCGCAggaaaaaggagaaaggaagaaaaagaaaaggtgggCCTGGCTAAAAGGGgtgagggaaaaaaagaaaaccctTTTCATTTTCTGAAACGATTCAACactttcaatttaaattcaaactcaaagatttgaatttaagttgaataacaagcaaataaaaataCAAACCAGCATGAGATGCACAAACCTATTTTCCTTACATTTATTTTATGgctaaatattttatttaattcccGACAAATGCTCTaaaatcaaaataaattaaacaaaCTCTTATCAAACCTACAGAAatcctaattaaatttatttaggcTTCTAATTTGAAAATACGGGTGTTACAGGACCTCTTGAGGTTCTAAAGCTCTTGTTGGTACCAAACCT
The nucleotide sequence above comes from Panicum virgatum strain AP13 chromosome 3K, P.virgatum_v5, whole genome shotgun sequence. Encoded proteins:
- the LOC120700973 gene encoding dolabradiene synthase KSL4, chloroplastic-like, which codes for MENLVALIEKWDAHEEVGFCSESVKIVFRAIYGSTSRATCSGPSSRRCRSPHHIAELWLDLARGMMAEAEWTLTGHVPSSFEEYIEVAVPAFGLGAIALTTLYLVGPELTEEVVRSRDYEEMLWHVGVSTRLLNDLQTYKREEEQGKTNSVLLLAPRHGGSIEAAKREVRSVIAASRRELLRLVVRDGCAGTRSLQQEFWNIYKVGHLLYSEEDGWCTSSSETIRVGNAVVHEPLSWRPGGKIGSPAAARRV